In the genome of Halococcus agarilyticus, one region contains:
- a CDS encoding NADH-quinone oxidoreductase subunit D, whose translation MSSQSPVEAPARSADEPLAELLAPYTVARDDHHNAPGFVVRPDEVRDALFVLRDEAGFDHCSCVTAEEYEDRFESIYHLKKYDNPTDEVSIVVPTPRENPVSQSAEPIYRTADWHEREAYDLVGIEYENHPDLRRILLPETWQGHPMGLDYNQDRPQIVTLESHANPLEDDHQSGGSDTMFLNIGPHHPATHGVLHIEAVLDGEQVVGVEPDPGYLHRCEEQLCQSGTYRHEIMPYPDRWDYLGGQILNEWCYARTAENLADLDVPEYAQVIRTMTGELSRILAHLLAIGTFALDIIGEFTVVFMYAIRDREIVQNILEDLTGQRLMFNYLRLGGVAWDLPEPRAAFFEKIRAFLDELPGKIDEYHDLLTSNEIFQMRCLDTGVLDSETAKQYGCTGPVARASGVDYDLRRDDPYGYYDELDWDVVTAEEGDNYARVLCRLREIEQSARIVEQCVDLLEDWPEDDREIQSNVPRTLRPDDGAEIYRAVEAAKGELGIYIRSDGTDEPARFKIRSPCFSNLQALPEMAEGEYVPDLIASLASLDIVLGEVDR comes from the coding sequence ATGAGTTCGCAGTCACCCGTCGAAGCACCTGCTCGATCCGCCGACGAACCGCTCGCGGAACTGCTCGCACCCTACACCGTCGCCCGCGACGACCACCACAATGCGCCGGGGTTCGTGGTCCGTCCCGACGAGGTTCGGGACGCGCTGTTCGTGCTGCGCGACGAGGCGGGGTTCGATCACTGTTCGTGCGTGACCGCCGAGGAGTACGAGGATCGATTCGAGTCGATCTACCACCTGAAAAAGTACGATAATCCGACCGACGAGGTGAGTATCGTCGTGCCGACCCCCCGAGAAAATCCGGTGAGCCAGAGCGCGGAACCGATCTACCGGACGGCAGACTGGCACGAGCGCGAGGCGTACGACCTGGTGGGAATCGAGTACGAAAATCATCCAGACCTCCGACGGATCCTGCTGCCCGAGACGTGGCAGGGCCACCCGATGGGGCTCGATTACAACCAGGACAGACCCCAGATCGTCACGCTCGAATCACACGCCAACCCGCTCGAAGACGATCATCAAAGTGGGGGTTCGGACACGATGTTCCTCAACATCGGACCGCACCACCCCGCGACCCACGGCGTGCTCCACATCGAGGCGGTGCTCGACGGTGAGCAAGTGGTCGGGGTCGAGCCCGATCCGGGCTACCTCCACCGGTGTGAGGAACAGCTCTGCCAGAGCGGGACCTACCGCCACGAGATCATGCCCTACCCCGATCGGTGGGACTACCTCGGCGGCCAGATCCTGAACGAGTGGTGTTACGCCCGGACCGCCGAGAACCTCGCGGACCTCGACGTCCCGGAGTACGCCCAGGTGATCCGGACGATGACCGGCGAGCTGTCGCGGATCCTCGCGCATCTGCTCGCGATCGGCACGTTCGCGCTCGACATCATCGGCGAGTTCACCGTCGTGTTCATGTACGCGATCCGCGACCGCGAGATCGTCCAGAACATTCTGGAGGATCTCACGGGCCAGCGCCTGATGTTCAACTACCTTCGGCTTGGCGGCGTGGCGTGGGATCTGCCCGAGCCCCGCGCGGCGTTCTTCGAGAAGATCCGTGCGTTCCTCGACGAACTCCCGGGGAAGATCGACGAGTACCACGACCTACTGACCTCGAACGAGATATTCCAGATGCGGTGTCTCGACACCGGCGTGCTCGACAGCGAAACCGCCAAGCAGTACGGCTGCACCGGACCCGTGGCGCGCGCCTCGGGCGTCGATTACGACCTCCGGCGCGACGATCCCTACGGCTACTACGACGAACTCGACTGGGACGTCGTGACCGCCGAGGAGGGCGACAACTACGCCCGCGTGCTCTGTCGACTCCGCGAGATCGAACAATCCGCGCGGATCGTCGAGCAGTGTGTCGATCTTCTCGAAGACTGGCCCGAGGACGATCGCGAGATCCAGTCGAACGTTCCCCGGACGCTTCGGCCCGACGACGGTGCGGAGATCTACCGAGCAGTCGAGGCCGCGAAAGGGGAACTCGGCATCTACATCCGCTCCGATGGAACCGACGAACCCGCCCGGTTCAAGATCCGGAGCCCGTGCTTTTCGAACCTCCAGGCGCTCCCCGAGATGGCCGAGGGTGAGTACGTCCCCGACCTGATCGCGTCGCTCGCGAGCCTCGACATCGTGCTCGGCGAGGTCGACCGCTGA
- a CDS encoding SCP2 sterol-binding domain-containing protein, giving the protein MTGENSDQPIDDSPERDRESTEARLLQLASLGDRADALVHEHPELLTDVVRGLTEIDTAAFVSANPEVADRLQELLWTGLCEAVGGDALDDVSTVATVTFAAEDCSLAGHLEIDGEAGTIAGGPGRAENGDVTIAGEADVLVGLLAGDIDPKLGYLRGRFEIDGSTGTAMTLAPLLSRLSGQLPG; this is encoded by the coding sequence ATGACCGGCGAGAACTCCGACCAACCGATCGACGACTCACCAGAGCGAGATCGCGAGTCGACGGAAGCGCGGCTCCTCCAGCTCGCGAGCCTCGGTGATCGAGCCGACGCGCTCGTGCACGAGCACCCGGAGCTGCTGACGGACGTGGTGAGAGGGCTGACCGAGATCGATACGGCCGCGTTCGTCTCGGCGAACCCCGAGGTCGCCGACCGGCTCCAGGAACTGCTCTGGACGGGCCTGTGCGAGGCTGTGGGAGGGGACGCCCTCGACGACGTTTCGACGGTGGCCACCGTCACCTTCGCGGCCGAGGACTGCTCGCTGGCGGGCCACCTCGAAATCGACGGGGAAGCGGGGACGATCGCGGGCGGACCCGGTCGGGCCGAGAACGGCGACGTCACCATTGCCGGCGAGGCGGACGTGCTCGTCGGATTGCTCGCCGGCGACATCGACCCCAAACTGGGGTATCTGCGTGGCCGATTCGAGATCGACGGATCGACCGGAACGGCGATGACCCTGGCTCCGCTCCTCAGTAGACTCTCCGGGCAACTCCCCGGGTGA
- the aceB gene encoding malate synthase AceB — MTGRTHDERLHDRKFVRTFFTSPTAVEGEDESAKMIRSASGLRGMQAPDVWVPDNEDATAPSMRDEGAENIVEVLAENGAEFPGEVHPRVVWHRDSPATRYQGFQHMLEIADPENGAVEHLDGFVIPEVGGIDDWKKADEFFTIVEEAHGLDEGSLAMSVIIESGAAELAMGELREEMGKPTNNLERLFMLVDGEVDYTKDMRAITPTGNLPPWPELRHNTSRGASAAGLIAVDGPYDDIRDVEGYRERMTDNQAKGMLGIWSLTPGQVVEANRSPLPPEDGSWLLDDGTQQVELDEQGDTQVYGGDRLSLAESGDSYVLAVGGDEQELDEDGLREELLDRAEYVPSMDDIVDSMEEFEAAREAGTGAIAMERSATLAIDGVEVDISNDRMWDEATYQAAMTPVSLFQDVYENRPDQHDDLAEMYGESVVNRAIDVGT; from the coding sequence ATGACGGGACGAACCCACGACGAGCGACTCCACGACCGAAAGTTCGTGCGGACGTTCTTCACCTCACCGACGGCGGTCGAGGGCGAGGACGAGTCCGCGAAGATGATCCGGAGCGCCAGCGGACTCCGGGGGATGCAGGCCCCCGACGTGTGGGTGCCGGACAACGAGGACGCCACCGCGCCCTCGATGCGCGACGAGGGCGCAGAGAATATCGTCGAGGTCCTCGCCGAGAACGGTGCGGAGTTCCCGGGCGAGGTCCATCCACGGGTGGTGTGGCACCGCGACAGCCCAGCCACCCGCTACCAGGGGTTCCAGCACATGCTGGAGATCGCCGACCCCGAGAACGGGGCCGTCGAGCATCTCGACGGGTTCGTGATCCCCGAGGTCGGGGGGATCGACGACTGGAAGAAGGCCGACGAGTTCTTCACCATCGTCGAGGAGGCGCACGGTCTCGACGAGGGATCCCTCGCGATGTCGGTCATCATCGAGAGCGGCGCGGCCGAGCTCGCGATGGGCGAGCTGCGCGAGGAGATGGGCAAACCGACCAACAACCTCGAACGCCTGTTCATGCTGGTCGACGGCGAGGTCGACTACACCAAGGACATGCGGGCGATCACGCCGACAGGTAATCTGCCGCCGTGGCCCGAACTCCGCCACAACACCTCGCGAGGGGCGAGTGCTGCGGGGTTGATCGCGGTCGACGGGCCGTACGACGACATCCGCGACGTCGAGGGATATCGTGAGCGCATGACCGACAATCAGGCCAAGGGCATGCTCGGCATCTGGTCGCTGACGCCGGGCCAGGTCGTCGAGGCGAACCGATCGCCGCTCCCACCGGAGGACGGGAGCTGGCTCCTCGACGACGGTACCCAGCAGGTCGAACTCGACGAGCAAGGCGACACGCAGGTCTACGGCGGCGATCGGCTGTCACTCGCCGAAAGCGGTGACAGCTACGTTCTCGCTGTCGGTGGCGACGAGCAGGAACTCGACGAGGACGGCCTCCGCGAGGAACTGCTCGACAGGGCGGAGTACGTCCCGAGCATGGACGACATCGTGGACTCGATGGAGGAGTTCGAGGCGGCGAGAGAGGCCGGCACGGGCGCGATCGCGATGGAGCGCTCGGCGACGCTCGCGATCGACGGCGTCGAGGTCGATATCAGCAACGATCGGATGTGGGACGAGGCGACCTACCAGGCCGCGATGACGCCGGTCAGCCTGTTCCAGGACGTCTACGAGAATCGCCCGGACCAGCACGACGACCTCGCCGAGATGTACGGGGAGAGCGTCGTCAATCGGGCGATCGACGTCGGGACCTGA
- a CDS encoding alpha/beta hydrolase produces the protein MPADLPLEHVSIEPDVATDGPAPAVFVLHGRGADEEDLLPVAQRLPDELHVISLRAPEPLMGGYTWYELDVPDGDLHESQPVMEEFRRSLDLVSETIDATTRAYDLDPDRIGLLGFSQGAISSLSLLIEAPDRFAWVVALHGYLAESHADAEPDGIEDTPVFVGSGTADQIIPSSRAQTAADRLRELGCAVEAHEYGSAHGIAPDELADVVEWVDARLA, from the coding sequence ATGCCTGCCGATCTCCCGCTCGAACACGTCTCGATCGAACCGGACGTTGCCACCGACGGCCCCGCGCCGGCGGTGTTCGTCCTCCACGGTCGCGGTGCCGACGAGGAGGATCTGCTTCCGGTCGCGCAGCGCCTCCCCGACGAACTCCACGTCATCAGTCTTCGCGCGCCTGAGCCGCTGATGGGTGGGTACACGTGGTACGAGCTCGACGTTCCCGACGGCGATCTCCACGAGAGCCAGCCCGTGATGGAGGAGTTCCGCCGGAGTCTCGATCTCGTGAGCGAGACGATCGACGCCACAACCCGCGCGTACGACCTCGATCCAGATCGGATCGGCCTGTTGGGGTTCAGCCAGGGTGCGATCTCGTCGCTCTCGCTGCTGATCGAGGCCCCTGACAGGTTCGCGTGGGTCGTCGCGCTCCACGGCTATCTCGCCGAGTCGCACGCCGACGCCGAGCCCGACGGCATCGAGGACACGCCGGTGTTCGTGGGATCGGGGACCGCGGACCAGATCATCCCGTCGAGCCGTGCCCAGACGGCGGCCGACCGCCTGCGCGAACTCGGGTGTGCGGTCGAGGCCCACGAGTACGGGAGCGCCCACGGGATCGCGCCGGACGAGCTCGCGGACGTGGTCGAGTGGGTCGACGCGCGCCTCGCCTGA
- the aceA gene encoding isocitrate lyase yields the protein MPTPEELIGDTDVFTKDIDNPAAEELREMLDTQDYVFAPGMYHALDARLAEMAGHDAAYMSGYSTVLGQFGFPDLEMVTMTEMVENAKRMVEATHLPVIADCDTGYGGIHNVRRAVREYEKVGVAAVHIEDQVTPKRCGHIAGKQIVPREDAQARFEAAVDAKQCEDTVIIARTDAYGSANGDWEEHLERGRLYADAGVDIVWPEMPDPSREDAVEYAETIHETHPDLDLAFNYSSSFAWSAEDDPLTFEELGDLGYVYQFITLFALHSGAHAAYEDMKNLAENGEEAQFDLEERYIGHETESHHALSFVDKFQDTEMRFDPEARSRIEGSEGFSDDDQELQTAESDD from the coding sequence ATGCCAACGCCCGAAGAACTCATCGGAGACACGGACGTCTTCACGAAGGACATCGACAACCCCGCAGCCGAAGAGCTGCGCGAGATGCTCGACACCCAGGACTACGTGTTCGCGCCGGGCATGTACCACGCCCTCGACGCCCGGCTCGCGGAGATGGCGGGCCACGACGCCGCCTACATGAGCGGGTACTCCACGGTGTTGGGTCAGTTCGGGTTCCCGGACCTCGAAATGGTCACGATGACCGAGATGGTCGAGAACGCGAAGCGGATGGTCGAGGCGACCCACCTCCCCGTGATCGCCGACTGCGACACCGGCTATGGGGGAATCCACAACGTCCGGCGCGCGGTGCGCGAGTACGAGAAGGTCGGGGTTGCCGCGGTCCACATCGAGGATCAGGTGACGCCGAAGCGATGCGGCCACATCGCGGGCAAGCAGATCGTCCCGCGCGAGGACGCCCAGGCCCGCTTCGAGGCCGCCGTCGACGCGAAGCAGTGTGAGGACACCGTGATCATCGCGCGCACCGACGCCTACGGCTCCGCGAACGGCGACTGGGAGGAACACCTCGAACGCGGCCGGCTCTACGCCGATGCCGGCGTCGACATCGTCTGGCCCGAGATGCCCGATCCCAGCCGGGAGGACGCCGTGGAGTACGCCGAAACCATCCACGAGACCCACCCCGATCTCGATCTCGCGTTCAACTACTCGTCGAGCTTCGCGTGGTCCGCGGAGGACGACCCGCTGACGTTCGAGGAGCTGGGCGATCTCGGGTACGTCTACCAGTTCATCACCCTGTTCGCGCTCCATTCGGGCGCGCACGCCGCCTACGAGGACATGAAGAACCTCGCCGAGAACGGCGAGGAGGCTCAGTTCGATCTGGAGGAGCGCTACATCGGCCACGAGACCGAGTCCCACCACGCGCTCTCGTTCGTCGACAAGTTCCAGGACACCGAGATGCGCTTCGACCCCGAGGCGCGCTCGCGCATCGAGGGCTCCGAGGGGTTCTCGGACGACGACCAGGAGCTCCAGACCGCCGAAAGCGACGACTGA
- the dph2 gene encoding diphthamide biosynthesis enzyme Dph2 codes for MSHQSDTSAGDLTRTGMALKHDREWDYELERIVEAVEERDAEKVGLQFPEGLKRRGPAVTDDLRALLPDDVRVLLSGQPCYGACDLDTYMMRRTDVFVHFGHSPMKESEKIIYVPLFSNVDVEPIMADSLDELDDPGENPDVGLVTTAQHMNKFEEMQAWLESRGFDVHTRRGDDRLTHEGQVLGCNYASADIDADQVLYVGGGKFHPLGLAMEHPDKRVVIADPVNNAVSVADTEKFLKQRYGAVHRAMDAEKWGVIFCTKIGQGRYDQAEKIVDENENAYLITMDEVTPDRLRNFDMDAFVNTGCPRITTDDGPQFHKPMLTPGEYEIAVGNEPLENLSFDTFHGTW; via the coding sequence ATGAGCCACCAGTCGGATACCTCTGCGGGCGATCTCACGCGAACGGGGATGGCGCTCAAACACGATCGGGAGTGGGACTACGAGTTGGAACGGATCGTCGAAGCAGTCGAGGAGCGCGATGCCGAGAAGGTCGGCCTCCAGTTCCCCGAAGGGCTGAAACGCCGCGGCCCGGCCGTGACCGACGACCTCCGCGCGCTCCTGCCAGACGACGTGCGGGTGCTGCTCTCGGGTCAGCCGTGCTACGGAGCCTGCGACCTCGACACCTACATGATGCGCCGCACGGACGTGTTCGTTCACTTCGGCCACTCCCCGATGAAGGAGTCGGAGAAGATCATCTACGTCCCGCTCTTCTCCAACGTCGACGTCGAGCCGATCATGGCCGACTCCTTGGACGAACTCGACGACCCCGGGGAGAACCCAGACGTCGGGCTCGTCACCACCGCCCAGCACATGAACAAGTTCGAGGAGATGCAGGCGTGGCTCGAATCGCGGGGATTCGACGTCCACACCCGCCGGGGCGACGACCGGCTGACCCACGAGGGTCAGGTGCTGGGCTGTAACTACGCCTCCGCCGACATCGACGCCGACCAGGTGCTCTACGTCGGTGGCGGGAAGTTCCATCCTCTCGGCCTCGCGATGGAACATCCCGACAAGCGCGTGGTGATCGCCGATCCCGTCAACAACGCCGTCTCGGTCGCCGACACCGAGAAGTTCCTGAAGCAACGGTACGGGGCCGTCCATCGCGCGATGGACGCCGAGAAGTGGGGCGTGATCTTCTGTACCAAGATCGGCCAGGGACGCTACGACCAGGCCGAGAAGATCGTCGACGAGAACGAGAACGCCTACCTCATCACGATGGACGAGGTCACGCCCGACCGGCTGCGGAACTTCGACATGGACGCGTTCGTCAACACTGGGTGTCCACGGATCACGACCGACGACGGCCCGCAGTTCCACAAGCCGATGCTGACGCCCGGCGAGTACGAGATCGCGGTCGGCAACGAACCCCTGGAGAACCTCTCGTTCGACACGTTCCACGGCACGTGGTAG
- a CDS encoding MarR family transcriptional regulator, translating into MSDPDEERLDSLSPSAKLVFKVLEYNASLTQKEIIQRSRLSGRTVRNALDQLERIEAVEKGVCIHDARQNRYELTTATARPEVGLDD; encoded by the coding sequence ATGAGTGATCCCGACGAAGAGAGGCTCGACAGCCTCTCGCCGAGCGCGAAGCTCGTGTTCAAGGTCCTCGAGTACAACGCCTCGCTCACCCAAAAGGAGATCATTCAGCGTTCCCGGCTCTCGGGGCGGACGGTGCGCAACGCGCTCGATCAGCTCGAACGGATCGAGGCCGTCGAGAAGGGGGTCTGTATCCACGACGCGCGCCAGAACCGCTACGAACTCACGACCGCCACCGCACGGCCCGAGGTCGGCCTCGACGACTGA
- a CDS encoding ABC transporter substrate-binding protein produces the protein MSREAGDRGALTRRECVRYGGALVGGGLFAGCIGGSGDDDRGGDRIAAGGSNSSSTSAETSDRTGSKPSQERTSATQGSYEATPKPYGPVSFDEPPNSYATTGGAWTDVGFAFGSEPAAMSRIDPYPTRYYDLLPGVAFDTNGITDLGNPSEYGKEQFYELDVDALLVDRILLASYADWKRKDFEEIGENVAPFCGSYIRNEWSGEALGMDFSFPHYDLPGAVTLAGEIFQQRERATAWTNLHESFRGELRSRAPSKSPSIGLLYSASKPAEGTFMITDPTLAGVATRQYRTFGVENGFVDVDLTDGWKTDYEGLLEADPEYLFFDSTLSMSQENFEKQFVTPLENSEVGSELRAVEQGNVFRGGGRYQGPIINLFVSEVLAKQLYPEQFGEFSAVGKIPQGERLFDRKRVADLINGDFQE, from the coding sequence ATGTCGAGAGAGGCCGGCGATCGTGGGGCCCTGACACGGCGCGAGTGCGTGAGGTACGGTGGTGCGCTCGTCGGCGGTGGGTTGTTCGCCGGGTGTATCGGTGGTTCGGGTGACGACGACCGCGGCGGCGATCGGATCGCTGCTGGTGGGTCGAACAGCAGTTCGACCAGCGCCGAGACGAGCGACCGAACGGGTTCGAAACCGTCGCAGGAACGGACGAGCGCGACGCAGGGGTCCTACGAGGCCACACCGAAACCCTACGGGCCGGTTTCGTTCGACGAGCCGCCGAACTCCTACGCGACGACCGGCGGCGCGTGGACGGACGTCGGCTTCGCGTTCGGATCGGAGCCGGCGGCGATGTCGCGCATCGACCCGTACCCGACCCGCTACTACGACCTGTTGCCGGGAGTGGCGTTCGACACGAACGGGATCACGGACCTCGGAAACCCGAGCGAGTACGGCAAGGAACAGTTCTACGAACTCGACGTCGACGCGCTGCTCGTGGACCGGATCCTCCTCGCCAGTTACGCGGACTGGAAACGAAAGGACTTCGAGGAAATCGGCGAGAACGTCGCGCCGTTCTGTGGGTCGTACATCCGCAACGAGTGGTCCGGAGAGGCGCTCGGGATGGATTTTTCGTTCCCGCACTACGATCTCCCCGGGGCGGTGACTCTCGCCGGGGAGATCTTCCAGCAACGCGAACGCGCGACGGCGTGGACGAATCTCCACGAGTCGTTCCGCGGCGAACTGCGCTCGCGGGCACCCTCGAAATCACCGAGCATCGGCCTACTCTACAGCGCCTCGAAACCCGCAGAGGGGACGTTCATGATCACTGACCCAACGTTGGCGGGCGTCGCAACCCGGCAGTACCGAACCTTCGGCGTCGAAAACGGCTTCGTGGACGTCGACCTCACGGACGGCTGGAAGACCGACTACGAGGGGCTGCTCGAAGCCGACCCCGAGTACCTGTTTTTCGACTCGACCCTCTCGATGAGCCAGGAGAACTTCGAGAAGCAGTTCGTCACCCCGCTCGAAAACAGCGAGGTCGGCAGCGAGTTGCGGGCCGTCGAGCAGGGCAACGTCTTCCGCGGCGGCGGGCGCTATCAGGGACCGATCATCAACCTGTTCGTCAGCGAAGTGCTCGCAAAGCAGCTGTATCCAGAACAGTTCGGAGAGTTCAGTGCCGTCGGCAAGATTCCACAGGGAGAACGGCTGTTCGACCGCAAGCGCGTCGCGGACCTCATCAACGGGGACTTCCAAGAATGA
- a CDS encoding MBL fold metallo-hydrolase yields the protein MVDSDWNDWLPRAVADADPDGVAIWYLGCNGFALTDGDTTLFVDPYLGLGDPPRTIRMIPVPFDPTDVEAADAMLATHEHTDHVHGPSQAPILEGTGATFHAPDDSLTVAREDERWTEEWNVDDEQLDEVTEGDTMEIGDFTIHVEEAHDPDATHPVSYAIEHPAGTFFHGGDTKPSEAFERIGEEYDIDLAALAFGSVGRIPDKESREPTRTRWYNDENQAVETAAALRTDRLLPTHWDMWKGLTADPTALHHHVGSFEHPNALEIVEIGDRVDL from the coding sequence ATGGTCGACTCAGATTGGAACGACTGGCTGCCACGAGCGGTCGCCGACGCCGACCCCGACGGCGTGGCGATCTGGTATCTCGGCTGTAACGGCTTCGCGTTGACCGATGGCGACACGACATTGTTCGTCGACCCGTATCTCGGTCTCGGCGATCCGCCCCGCACGATCAGGATGATCCCGGTGCCGTTCGATCCGACCGACGTCGAGGCGGCCGACGCGATGCTCGCGACTCACGAACACACCGACCACGTCCACGGCCCCTCGCAGGCTCCGATCCTCGAAGGTACTGGTGCAACCTTTCACGCGCCCGACGACAGCCTCACGGTCGCGCGCGAGGACGAGCGCTGGACCGAGGAGTGGAACGTCGACGACGAGCAACTCGACGAGGTGACAGAAGGCGATACGATGGAGATCGGCGATTTCACGATCCACGTCGAGGAGGCTCACGACCCCGATGCGACCCACCCGGTGAGCTATGCCATCGAACATCCTGCTGGGACGTTCTTCCACGGCGGCGACACCAAACCGAGCGAAGCGTTCGAGCGGATCGGCGAGGAGTACGACATCGATCTCGCGGCGCTCGCGTTCGGCAGCGTCGGTCGGATCCCCGACAAGGAGAGCCGCGAACCGACCCGGACACGGTGGTACAACGACGAGAACCAGGCCGTCGAGACCGCCGCCGCCCTCCGCACCGATCGCCTTCTCCCGACTCACTGGGACATGTGGAAAGGTCTCACCGCCGACCCGACCGCACTCCACCACCACGTCGGGAGCTTCGAGCACCCGAACGCGCTCGAAATCGTCGAGATCGGCGACCGCGTCGATCTGTAA
- a CDS encoding YlbF family regulator, whose product MSTEPELDAETDADAEPMATAGRPEDLAGDLGSAIADTPEYERFAEAKAEVERSPEAQEKVQEFERLRDEFMLARQTGEATEEDLRNLQNAQQDLHEIPAMAEFLEAQNRLDARLERIGDAVSVELDFDFGDRIGACCQD is encoded by the coding sequence ATGAGCACCGAACCGGAACTCGACGCGGAGACCGACGCCGACGCCGAACCGATGGCCACCGCGGGCCGGCCCGAAGACCTCGCCGGCGACCTCGGCAGCGCGATCGCCGACACGCCCGAGTACGAGCGGTTCGCCGAGGCGAAAGCCGAGGTGGAACGAAGCCCCGAGGCCCAGGAGAAGGTTCAGGAGTTCGAGCGGCTCCGCGACGAGTTCATGCTCGCGCGCCAGACCGGCGAGGCGACCGAGGAGGACCTCCGGAACCTCCAGAACGCCCAGCAGGACCTCCACGAGATCCCGGCAATGGCGGAGTTCCTCGAAGCGCAGAACCGACTCGACGCCCGGCTCGAACGCATCGGCGACGCGGTTTCGGTCGAACTCGACTTCGACTTCGGCGATCGGATCGGCGCGTGCTGTCAGGACTAA
- a CDS encoding helix-turn-helix domain-containing protein: MRYLDVRLGQSEDVIHPMHAFVADREGYGSYRLLQWNPAVGETNTMIFSVEGDPDPYAAALETVETALEFEIVPGEGETFYVYVRERLDAEARQLTDAFTHGNLVVMPPLEYRSDRTIDLTVVGSADALQTAIDEAPSGVDAEIRSVGSYDAGTIETASALSDRQAEAATTAIDLGYYEAPREATVADVADRLDCAPGTAAEHLRKAEATLVGRAVEGLGGDRDV; encoded by the coding sequence ATGAGATATCTCGACGTCCGATTGGGGCAGAGCGAGGACGTCATCCATCCGATGCACGCGTTCGTCGCCGACCGGGAGGGGTACGGCTCGTACCGCCTGCTCCAGTGGAACCCCGCCGTCGGCGAGACCAACACCATGATTTTCTCGGTCGAGGGGGATCCAGATCCGTACGCGGCGGCGCTCGAAACCGTCGAGACCGCACTGGAGTTCGAGATCGTTCCGGGCGAGGGGGAGACGTTCTACGTCTACGTCCGCGAACGACTCGACGCCGAGGCACGCCAGTTGACCGACGCGTTCACCCACGGCAACCTCGTCGTGATGCCGCCGCTCGAATACCGCAGCGACCGCACCATCGATCTCACCGTCGTCGGGAGCGCCGACGCCCTCCAGACCGCGATCGACGAGGCCCCGTCGGGCGTCGACGCCGAGATCCGGAGCGTCGGCAGCTACGACGCCGGGACGATCGAGACCGCGAGCGCGCTGAGCGACCGTCAGGCGGAAGCGGCGACGACAGCGATCGATCTCGGTTATTACGAGGCTCCCCGTGAGGCCACGGTCGCCGACGTGGCCGACCGGCTGGACTGCGCACCGGGGACTGCCGCCGAGCACCTCCGGAAGGCCGAAGCCACGCTCGTCGGCCGCGCCGTCGAGGGGTTGGGTGGTGATCGCGACGTGTGA
- a CDS encoding HNH endonuclease: MRQEILSRDGRQCVNCGAQANLEVHHVVPLQRGGTNKRTNLVTVCRSCHNDSHDQKVYDPNTETEHERWLPTIDEVRKLIRTTRHPLKRAVIGLLAKTGIGVGELCNLQLRDVFLNDTDVSEAYGIGESEWIEDGFPAIRIRAEGEETYPPRRERVETTIIPLDSQTCWILKCWLMVRPDSHRSLRPLFLSTQSWGNRLSLLAVHALVKSQATSLGFTNDDSELNSLTPYTLRYFFAERFPGQPTVREHILKGQSEPVPFEELAIHYTNNVFDL, encoded by the coding sequence TTGCGGCAAGAAATCCTCTCCCGGGATGGTCGCCAGTGCGTCAACTGCGGAGCACAGGCAAATCTGGAGGTACATCACGTTGTACCACTTCAGCGTGGTGGAACGAACAAGCGAACGAACTTGGTAACGGTCTGTAGGTCATGTCACAATGATTCGCACGATCAAAAAGTATACGATCCGAACACCGAGACGGAACACGAACGGTGGCTACCGACAATTGATGAGGTTCGCAAGCTGATCCGGACAACTCGTCACCCGCTGAAGCGAGCGGTCATCGGACTACTCGCCAAAACTGGTATCGGTGTCGGCGAACTCTGCAACCTACAGCTGCGAGATGTTTTTCTCAACGATACGGATGTCTCCGAAGCATACGGTATTGGAGAGTCCGAATGGATCGAAGACGGTTTCCCAGCAATTCGAATCCGGGCGGAGGGTGAGGAGACGTACCCACCCCGAAGAGAGCGAGTAGAAACCACAATTATTCCACTCGACAGCCAAACATGCTGGATACTGAAGTGCTGGTTGATGGTTCGTCCAGATTCGCACCGGTCACTCCGCCCACTGTTCCTCAGCACCCAGTCATGGGGAAATAGATTGTCTCTGCTGGCCGTTCACGCTTTAGTAAAGTCACAGGCTACATCGCTGGGATTCACCAACGACGACTCCGAACTGAACAGTCTCACGCCGTACACCCTTCGATATTTTTTCGCCGAACGGTTCCCGGGTCAGCCGACCGTTCGTGAGCACATACTCAAGGGACAGTCTGAACCAGTGCCCTTTGAGGAATTAGCCATACA